The following coding sequences are from one Paenibacillus tundrae window:
- a CDS encoding AraC family transcriptional regulator codes for MDYALGNMVVHIHWVLAKPPLPGWEDIRQTVTGHTFYYIYSGKGTFRCEERDIEVGGGTLVYLWPGLPLYMKSSAAHPLRMTMILFDCASLIKNENEWDKPTPIERLRLPFLMPLQSERTSRIGEQFREAEREWVPGDLVREARVKSVWYRLIQEIHEAAEAGGKHSDEDGIIEALRDFKAKLDTEFATELRITELAEQKGFSPVYLRRTFAARYGCSPKEYLNQLRNEHAVRRLRFTSDSISDIARACGYSDVYQFSKTFKKRNGLSPTEYRSEHEN; via the coding sequence ATGGACTACGCTTTGGGAAATATGGTAGTACACATTCATTGGGTACTTGCCAAGCCGCCACTGCCAGGATGGGAAGATATAAGGCAGACGGTAACGGGGCATACCTTTTATTACATTTACAGTGGGAAGGGAACATTTCGTTGTGAGGAGAGAGATATCGAGGTTGGCGGAGGAACATTAGTATACCTATGGCCGGGCTTGCCTCTTTACATGAAATCGTCTGCTGCACATCCACTTCGTATGACAATGATTCTGTTCGATTGTGCCTCGCTTATTAAAAATGAAAATGAATGGGATAAACCTACGCCGATTGAGCGGCTGAGACTTCCATTTCTGATGCCTCTGCAAAGTGAGCGTACGAGCAGGATAGGGGAACAATTCCGGGAAGCAGAGAGGGAATGGGTGCCTGGAGATCTGGTGCGAGAGGCTAGAGTAAAGTCAGTCTGGTATCGATTGATACAAGAGATCCATGAAGCCGCTGAAGCAGGAGGAAAGCACAGTGATGAGGACGGAATAATAGAGGCACTACGAGATTTCAAAGCGAAGTTAGATACAGAATTTGCTACCGAGTTACGGATCACCGAATTGGCTGAGCAGAAGGGATTCTCACCTGTTTATTTACGGAGAACTTTTGCAGCCCGGTACGGGTGCAGCCCCAAGGAGTATCTGAATCAGCTTCGTAATGAGCATGCAGTTCGCCGGCTCCGGTTCACCAGTGATTCCATCTCCGATATCGCTAGAGCATGCGGTTATTCGGACGTCTACCAGTTTAGTAAAACGTTCAAGAAACGCAACGGGTTGTCTCCAACCGAATACCGAAGCGAGCATGAAAACTAA
- a CDS encoding extracellular solute-binding protein, with amino-acid sequence MIKHTKKFNRYTAVFIITVLFTTTLAACSGQQTDLTKQTDPDQPLTKLTYWVDLFPDAAAIMKSYGEVTAWKEIQTKTGVEVEFQHPAQGQLGEQFNLMVASNKLPDVVDYGWNAYPGGAQKAIRDKKLVPLNDYLEYAPNLKKLLEDNPEWRKMASTDNGDIIGFPFIREDVTQQVFLGPAIRQDWLDKLNLDTPTTIDEWYTVLKAFKEQDPNGNGKADEIPILMPAGELAFAGAFGAPNDFFQDNGTVKYGPIEPGYKEYLTTMNQWYNEGLLDKDFATNDAKMTDAKITGDQVGSAVLFLNGGIGKYMDLMAKSQPDFQIVGTPYPTLNPGEKPVFGHMDNPVTGIFAAITGSNQNVIGTVKFLDYLYSEEGKRIMNFGKEGETYTLVDGTPKYTDVILKNPDGLPISQAFRKHIMGATSGPFVQDVHHTEQYHNETTTKRSNGIVVRHNTGQTNASR; translated from the coding sequence ATGATCAAGCACACAAAAAAGTTCAACAGGTATACTGCTGTATTCATTATCACAGTACTATTCACAACGACTTTAGCCGCGTGTAGTGGTCAACAAACCGATTTAACCAAGCAAACAGATCCAGACCAACCCTTAACCAAACTAACGTATTGGGTTGACTTGTTCCCCGATGCCGCTGCGATTATGAAAAGTTATGGAGAAGTGACGGCTTGGAAAGAAATTCAAACCAAAACCGGCGTAGAGGTCGAATTCCAACACCCCGCGCAAGGCCAACTTGGAGAGCAATTCAACTTAATGGTTGCATCAAACAAGCTGCCTGATGTTGTTGATTATGGTTGGAATGCATACCCTGGTGGAGCGCAGAAGGCGATCAGAGATAAGAAGCTTGTCCCTTTAAATGATTACTTGGAATATGCCCCAAATCTGAAGAAACTTCTTGAAGATAATCCTGAGTGGAGAAAAATGGCTTCTACTGACAATGGGGACATCATTGGCTTCCCTTTCATCCGTGAAGATGTCACCCAACAAGTGTTCCTCGGGCCTGCGATCCGTCAAGATTGGCTGGATAAATTGAATCTCGACACACCAACGACCATTGACGAATGGTATACCGTTTTGAAAGCGTTCAAGGAACAAGATCCTAACGGTAATGGCAAAGCCGACGAGATTCCAATCCTTATGCCGGCAGGCGAGCTAGCTTTTGCAGGTGCATTTGGCGCCCCTAATGATTTCTTCCAGGATAATGGGACTGTCAAATACGGCCCGATTGAACCTGGCTACAAGGAATACTTGACCACTATGAATCAATGGTATAACGAAGGTTTACTCGACAAGGATTTTGCAACCAATGATGCCAAAATGACAGATGCTAAGATCACAGGCGATCAGGTGGGATCGGCGGTGCTATTTCTCAATGGCGGAATCGGAAAATATATGGACTTAATGGCGAAGAGCCAGCCTGATTTTCAAATCGTCGGAACCCCCTACCCAACGCTAAATCCAGGGGAAAAGCCTGTATTCGGACATATGGATAATCCCGTCACGGGTATCTTTGCAGCCATCACAGGTAGTAATCAAAATGTGATTGGCACTGTGAAATTCCTGGACTACCTGTACAGTGAGGAAGGCAAACGCATCATGAACTTTGGTAAAGAAGGTGAAACCTATACACTGGTGGATGGCACGCCCAAGTATACGGATGTTATTTTGAAAAATCCTGACGGACTTCCCATTTCTCAAGCCTTCCGAAAGCATATTATGGGTGCTACCTCCGGGCCATTCGTACAGGATGTACATCACACGGAGCAGTACCACAACGAAACCACAACAAAAAGAAGCAATGGCATTGTGGTCAGACACAACACAGGTCAAACGAATGCCTCCCGTTAG
- a CDS encoding glycoside hydrolase family 2 protein: MIRTFQQHRLRDSQQLDGLWDFVFDKDDVGLTEGWNTNFPANPDRVPVPGCWNNELGKYEYEGVAWYRTWVTLDNPSHLRLLFHAVMGHADVYWNGQHLGYHYGGFTPFDFTIPNVTPGVHELIVRTDSTLGTNTLPYHIVDWFHYGGIIRPVEIQRLSEVWVEGMRITYEMTGDSSANVRILLKLNSLSDKPLEVPVSLYRNNDIFQNENAYLPAKGSTELLLEQEWSDIQRWEPEDPTLYLFRAVVGQDDLTDRIGFRTIETRDKKIILNGKELYLQGVNRHEEHPEWGFAFPNKLMTKELDIIRQMGCNTVRGSHYPQSEYWIDLLDEQGILFWSEIPIWGAAFPAKETDDPLFVERALTMMDEMIERDFHHPSILFWSVHNEIDTRSQQAYDLSVKMTELVRKKDSSRLVAFATMHPMTDICLGLFDVIGINYYGGWYFGHVEFEEMLQVFHERCNEYGAEHTPVLMTEFGGAGVYGDSGWEPRLFSEDYQADLLGKSLKLFRSDPKISGTYVWQFADTRGQLLSHQPHFRDRARSFNNKGLVNEYRKPKLAYRVVKGIYTDHNDPYNWGSTLN; this comes from the coding sequence ATGATTCGAACGTTTCAGCAGCATCGACTTAGGGATTCGCAACAGCTTGATGGATTATGGGATTTCGTTTTTGACAAGGACGATGTCGGATTAACTGAAGGGTGGAATACGAATTTCCCTGCCAATCCTGATCGTGTACCTGTACCAGGTTGTTGGAATAACGAGCTCGGTAAATACGAATACGAAGGTGTGGCATGGTACCGTACCTGGGTAACCCTTGACAATCCTAGTCACCTGCGTCTGCTGTTTCACGCTGTAATGGGACATGCCGATGTCTATTGGAATGGACAGCATTTAGGCTATCACTATGGTGGGTTCACTCCGTTTGACTTTACAATTCCTAACGTTACTCCGGGTGTACACGAACTTATTGTCCGCACAGACAGTACACTTGGAACGAACACGTTGCCCTATCATATTGTAGATTGGTTTCACTACGGGGGGATCATTCGTCCAGTAGAGATACAACGTTTGTCAGAGGTATGGGTTGAGGGTATGCGCATTACCTATGAAATGACAGGCGATTCTAGCGCAAATGTCCGAATCTTACTTAAGCTTAATTCATTATCTGATAAACCCCTTGAAGTCCCTGTTTCACTCTATCGGAACAATGATATTTTCCAAAATGAGAACGCTTACTTGCCAGCAAAGGGAAGCACGGAACTTTTGCTGGAACAAGAATGGTCAGACATTCAACGTTGGGAACCCGAAGACCCTACCCTGTACCTATTTCGAGCAGTCGTTGGACAGGACGATCTGACTGATCGCATTGGTTTCCGCACGATAGAGACCCGTGACAAGAAGATTATACTAAATGGCAAGGAGCTATACTTACAGGGTGTTAACCGGCATGAAGAGCATCCCGAGTGGGGGTTCGCTTTTCCTAACAAATTGATGACCAAGGAACTGGATATCATCCGCCAGATGGGATGTAACACAGTACGTGGGTCACATTATCCTCAGAGTGAATACTGGATCGACCTGCTTGATGAGCAAGGCATCCTGTTCTGGAGTGAAATACCGATATGGGGTGCTGCTTTTCCCGCCAAGGAAACGGATGATCCTCTCTTCGTGGAACGCGCATTAACCATGATGGATGAGATGATCGAGCGAGATTTCCACCACCCTTCAATCCTGTTCTGGTCTGTTCATAACGAGATCGATACACGCTCTCAGCAGGCTTATGATCTATCCGTCAAAATGACTGAGCTGGTTCGGAAAAAAGATTCATCTAGACTTGTCGCTTTTGCCACGATGCACCCTATGACTGATATCTGTCTTGGACTATTCGATGTTATTGGAATTAACTATTATGGTGGATGGTATTTCGGTCATGTTGAGTTTGAAGAAATGCTCCAAGTCTTTCATGAACGTTGCAACGAATATGGAGCTGAACATACCCCGGTGCTCATGACTGAATTCGGCGGAGCGGGAGTCTATGGAGATTCTGGTTGGGAACCACGCTTATTTAGCGAAGACTATCAGGCTGATCTACTCGGCAAGTCGCTGAAGCTCTTCCGAAGCGATCCTAAGATTAGCGGAACTTATGTGTGGCAGTTCGCTGATACGCGTGGCCAACTCCTAAGCCATCAACCGCACTTTAGAGACAGGGCACGCTCCTTCAATAACAAGGGGCTGGTTAACGAATATCGAAAACCCAAACTTGCTTATCGTGTGGTTAAGGGGATTTACACCGACCATAACGATCCGTACAACTGGGGTTCTACACTGAACTAG
- a CDS encoding cache domain-containing sensor histidine kinase, which yields MTGWKKLTSKFRDLSIRQKLFITYLLLLIVSFTIFISVNSYITSRNTEKQARYSLDSMMQQTGSFLNYKTSSIRKIIDIMVTHDTIQTILTKDTEPYQQNIGNWLLDEYYFNQLIFNVQTNPDIQNISLYMTNGMAAIQSTDQFKLIQDVDPSWMRRVEQNRTPYLWLPPGMADRNSSGETVTFIRKIDDPLNDVPISGMLRAEIPIKALQHVLDQAMYTEKTIAVLSNSHDELVTTSSHDTSIDPQELIQASHHGQLTTGYTTITLGDDKALMAAIPVENTDWKLILAVPYQDIVEIAQKARSQLFWVFLLVALLAFPLAYVVSTSGTLRIRRLSKMMLKVGHDDVKIKLNPMNNDEIGELTRSFNLMLHRIETLAEDKFKLGQDMKTMELRALQAQINPHFLYNTLDMINWLALKYDAKDISKLITALSDFYKISLSNGEDIINIRSELEHIKAYVDIQNMRFRNPIELVMDVPEEVKEQRTLKLILQPLVENAILHGILEKDTQNGRITVSGRILSTHLELYVEDDGIGMNHQTTQTILSKPSSKAYGGYGMKNIHHRLEVMFGYPYGLSVSSTVGVGTKVTARLPLDISMDDEQ from the coding sequence ATGACTGGATGGAAGAAGCTAACAAGTAAATTCCGAGACCTCAGCATCCGCCAAAAGCTGTTCATTACTTATCTACTCTTGCTGATTGTATCGTTCACTATATTTATTTCCGTAAACTCATATATCACCTCCAGGAATACAGAAAAACAAGCTAGATATTCGCTGGATTCAATGATGCAACAGACGGGTTCTTTCCTGAATTATAAAACAAGCTCCATCCGCAAAATAATTGATATTATGGTGACTCACGATACTATTCAGACGATATTAACTAAGGACACGGAGCCTTATCAACAGAATATTGGAAACTGGCTCCTTGATGAGTATTATTTCAATCAGCTTATTTTCAACGTACAGACCAATCCAGATATCCAAAATATTAGTCTCTATATGACGAATGGCATGGCGGCTATTCAATCGACAGATCAATTTAAGTTAATTCAAGATGTTGACCCTTCTTGGATGCGGCGCGTCGAGCAAAACCGTACTCCCTATCTCTGGTTGCCCCCAGGCATGGCGGATCGTAACTCTTCTGGCGAAACAGTTACGTTCATACGAAAGATTGATGATCCGCTGAACGACGTTCCAATATCGGGTATGTTACGTGCGGAAATTCCAATCAAAGCGTTGCAGCACGTATTGGATCAGGCAATGTATACCGAGAAAACCATAGCTGTATTATCTAACAGCCACGATGAATTAGTTACGACAAGTAGTCATGACACGAGCATCGACCCACAAGAGCTTATTCAAGCGTCTCATCATGGACAATTAACAACGGGTTACACGACCATAACACTCGGCGATGATAAAGCTCTGATGGCAGCCATTCCTGTTGAAAATACAGATTGGAAGTTGATATTAGCGGTGCCCTACCAAGATATCGTAGAGATAGCTCAAAAGGCGCGAAGTCAGCTGTTCTGGGTGTTTCTTCTTGTAGCGTTACTCGCCTTTCCACTCGCTTATGTTGTCTCGACTTCTGGTACACTACGGATTCGTCGGTTAAGCAAAATGATGCTTAAGGTAGGGCATGACGATGTGAAAATCAAACTTAATCCAATGAATAATGATGAAATCGGTGAACTCACCCGCTCTTTCAATCTCATGCTACACCGCATCGAAACTTTGGCTGAAGATAAGTTCAAACTCGGGCAAGATATGAAAACCATGGAACTGCGAGCACTCCAGGCGCAGATTAACCCTCACTTTCTATACAACACGCTGGATATGATTAACTGGCTCGCGTTAAAGTATGACGCAAAAGATATATCTAAGTTAATTACAGCACTATCGGACTTTTATAAAATCAGTCTTAGTAATGGCGAAGATATCATTAATATTCGTTCTGAATTAGAACATATCAAAGCCTATGTGGATATTCAAAATATGCGATTTCGCAACCCCATTGAGCTAGTGATGGACGTTCCAGAGGAAGTTAAGGAGCAACGTACGCTGAAACTCATTCTTCAACCATTGGTTGAGAATGCGATTTTACATGGCATTTTGGAGAAGGATACGCAGAACGGCCGAATTACGGTGAGTGGTAGGATACTCTCTACACATCTGGAGTTATATGTAGAAGACGATGGGATTGGTATGAATCATCAGACCACTCAAACCATTCTGAGCAAACCATCGTCGAAAGCATATGGTGGTTACGGCATGAAGAACATTCATCATCGCTTGGAAGTAATGTTTGGATATCCATATGGGCTTAGTGTCAGCAGTACAGTCGGTGTTGGCACAAAAGTAACCGCTCGATTACCGTTAGACATCTCAATGGATGATGAACAGTGA